Proteins co-encoded in one Candidatus Kuenenbacteria bacterium HGW-Kuenenbacteria-1 genomic window:
- the typA gene encoding translational GTPase TypA — MEIRNIAIIAHVDHGKTSLTDALMRQTGMVTDDTASMDSNALEQERGITIYSKNTSVFYKGTKINIVDTPGHADFGSEVERVLRSIDSVLLLVDAQEGPMPQTKFVLKKALQLGLKPIVVINKIDKLAARPEWAHEKVLELFMDLGANDEQLDFFTIYAIAKQGIAKIKLDDDSKDLTPLLDTILEKVLSTKVDENLSFAFQPCNLAYDNYLGRLGIGRVYQGSAKVGDKVFIKKQSGEIISGNITKAFTFEGVERKEVLEIKGGDIVMIAGLPNIYIGDTICSNLNQALLPAIRIDEPTISLNFLVNNSPFAGKEGKFVTSRQIKERLEKELEVNVGLKIDFSPIEHYKIFGRGELHIAILLENMRREGFELQVSQPQVIFKEIDGKKNEPFERITIDVPQEFVGIIIEKISKRKGQMIEMNPEQNHIRLIFEMPTRGFLGYRGEFIVDTKGEGILCSELIDFKPYAGEIEKHNLGSMISGETGKTLAFSLANLQDRGALYINPNVEVYEGEVIGNTAKGYNMVVNPTKGKQLSNMRSSGADIAIQLITPIDLTLERGLEIIAEDEYLEITPKNIRLRKQNLKAKR, encoded by the coding sequence ATGGAAATTAGAAATATTGCAATTATTGCTCATGTAGATCATGGCAAAACAAGTTTAACAGATGCTTTAATGCGTCAAACCGGTATGGTTACTGATGATACAGCGAGCATGGATTCTAATGCCTTAGAACAAGAACGGGGTATTACAATTTATTCTAAAAATACCTCGGTTTTTTATAAGGGAACTAAAATTAATATTGTTGATACTCCTGGTCACGCGGATTTTGGTTCAGAAGTAGAGCGTGTTTTACGTTCCATTGATTCTGTGCTTTTACTGGTTGATGCGCAAGAAGGTCCAATGCCTCAAACTAAATTTGTTTTAAAAAAGGCATTACAATTAGGATTAAAACCAATTGTAGTGATTAATAAAATTGATAAATTAGCTGCTCGACCAGAATGGGCTCATGAAAAAGTTTTAGAACTTTTTATGGATTTAGGCGCTAACGACGAACAATTGGATTTTTTTACTATTTACGCGATTGCCAAACAAGGTATTGCAAAAATAAAATTAGATGACGATTCTAAAGATCTTACTCCACTTTTAGATACAATTTTAGAAAAAGTTTTATCCACAAAAGTTGATGAAAATTTATCATTTGCTTTTCAGCCATGCAATCTTGCTTATGATAATTATTTGGGTCGTTTAGGCATTGGTCGCGTTTATCAAGGTTCAGCAAAAGTAGGGGATAAGGTTTTTATTAAAAAACAATCTGGAGAAATTATTTCCGGAAATATTACCAAGGCTTTCACTTTTGAAGGTGTGGAAAGAAAAGAAGTTTTAGAAATTAAAGGCGGAGATATTGTTATGATTGCCGGATTACCAAACATTTATATTGGTGACACAATTTGTAGTAATTTGAATCAAGCACTTTTACCAGCTATTAGAATAGATGAGCCGACAATTTCTTTAAATTTTTTAGTTAATAATTCGCCTTTTGCGGGAAAGGAAGGAAAATTTGTTACTAGTCGCCAAATTAAAGAACGATTAGAAAAAGAATTAGAGGTTAATGTGGGACTAAAAATAGATTTTTCTCCTATTGAACATTATAAAATTTTTGGTCGTGGTGAATTACATATTGCTATTTTATTAGAAAATATGCGACGCGAGGGATTTGAACTTCAAGTTTCTCAACCGCAGGTAATTTTTAAAGAAATTGATGGTAAAAAAAATGAACCATTTGAAAGAATTACCATCGATGTTCCGCAAGAATTTGTTGGTATTATTATAGAAAAAATTTCAAAAAGAAAAGGGCAAATGATTGAAATGAATCCAGAACAAAATCATATCCGATTAATTTTTGAAATGCCAACTCGTGGATTTCTGGGTTATCGAGGTGAATTTATTGTTGACACAAAAGGAGAGGGAATTTTGTGTAGCGAATTAATAGATTTTAAACCTTATGCTGGTGAAATTGAAAAACACAATTTGGGTTCTATGATTTCTGGAGAAACAGGAAAGACATTGGCGTTTTCTTTGGCTAATCTTCAAGATCGTGGCGCTTTATATATAAATCCAAATGTAGAAGTTTATGAGGGCGAAGTAATTGGCAATACTGCCAAAGGTTATAATATGGTTGTTAATCCAACCAAAGGAAAACAATTGAGTAATATGCGATCTTCAGGCGCTGACATTGCTATTCAATTAATTACGCCAATAGACTTAACTTTGGAACGTGGTTTGGAAATTATCGCTGAAGATGAATATTTGGAAATTACACCAAAAAATATTCGTTTGCGTAAACAAAATTTAAAAGCAAAAAGATAA
- a CDS encoding aminopeptidase yields MSKKIDYQKLEKQLKLEKKSCWEVWDDKIKKNAFDFAEGYKNFVSEAKTEREAVEEGIKLAKENGFKNIKEIKSLSVGDKVYAVNRDKSLFLAKIGKKGLEKGMKIIMSHIDSPHLDFKVNPLYEEENLVFAKTHYYGGIKKYQWPTVSLALYGVVYLENGKKVNIKIGEKIDEPIFMITDLLPHLDRNVSGGKSEFHEIKGEELNLLLGSLPVNDKKVKEKVKLAILEYLFNKYGIKEEDFVSAEIQAVPSEKARDLGFDRSLISAYGHDDKVCAYSSLMSFLDAKIVDQTQICILIDREEIGSDGNTGSQSLFIENFLLNILKLNKSKSSLEEIYNSYSLSQAISADVTVALDPDYKNFVELKNVCKMGFGLAIEKHTGHGGKYSTSEASAEFLQKLKNIFKQDKNIVYQFSGGLGGKVDQSGGGTIAKYLANRNIDVVDIGVALFNMHAPLEIVSKADIYCAYLGYKAFLIS; encoded by the coding sequence ATGTCTAAAAAAATCGATTATCAAAAATTAGAAAAACAACTTAAATTAGAAAAAAAAAGTTGTTGGGAAGTTTGGGATGATAAAATTAAAAAAAATGCTTTTGATTTTGCTGAAGGTTATAAAAATTTTGTAAGTGAAGCTAAAACAGAAAGAGAAGCAGTTGAAGAAGGAATTAAATTAGCTAAAGAAAACGGTTTTAAAAATATTAAAGAAATAAAATCTCTTTCTGTTGGTGATAAAGTTTATGCAGTTAATCGTGATAAAAGTTTATTTTTAGCTAAAATTGGAAAAAAAGGATTAGAAAAAGGAATGAAAATAATTATGTCGCATATTGATTCTCCTCATTTAGATTTTAAAGTAAATCCACTTTATGAAGAAGAAAATTTAGTTTTTGCAAAAACTCATTATTATGGAGGAATTAAAAAATATCAATGGCCAACTGTTTCATTAGCTTTGTATGGAGTTGTTTATTTAGAAAATGGAAAAAAAGTAAATATTAAAATTGGAGAAAAAATTGATGAACCGATTTTTATGATTACAGATTTATTACCGCATCTTGATCGAAATGTTAGTGGAGGGAAATCTGAATTTCATGAAATTAAAGGAGAAGAATTAAATTTATTATTAGGGTCATTGCCTGTTAATGATAAAAAAGTTAAAGAAAAAGTTAAATTAGCAATATTAGAATATCTTTTTAATAAATATGGAATTAAAGAAGAGGATTTTGTTAGCGCAGAAATACAAGCTGTGCCAAGTGAAAAAGCAAGAGATTTGGGTTTTGATAGAAGTTTAATTTCAGCTTATGGACATGATGATAAGGTGTGCGCTTATTCATCTTTAATGAGTTTTTTAGATGCGAAAATAGTTGATCAAACGCAAATTTGTATTTTAATTGATAGAGAAGAAATAGGATCAGATGGAAATACTGGCTCTCAATCATTGTTTATTGAAAATTTTTTGTTGAATATTTTAAAATTAAATAAAAGTAAAAGTAGTTTAGAAGAAATTTATAATTCTTATTCTTTAAGTCAAGCAATTTCAGCTGATGTGACAGTGGCGCTAGATCCTGATTATAAAAATTTTGTTGAATTAAAAAATGTTTGTAAAATGGGATTTGGATTAGCTATAGAAAAACATACTGGTCATGGTGGTAAATATTCTACTTCTGAAGCATCGGCTGAGTTTTTGCAAAAATTGAAAAATATATTTAAACAAGATAAAAATATTGTTTATCAGTTTTCTGGTGGATTAGGTGGTAAAGTTGATCAGAGTGGTGGAGGAACAATCGCTAAATATTTAGCTAATCGTAATATTGATGTTGTTGATATTGGAGTAGCATTATTTAATATGCACGCTCCATTAGAAATTGTTTCCAAAGCTGATATTTATTGTGCTTATTTAGGTTATAAAGCCTTTTTAATTTCCTAA